In a genomic window of Streptomyces katrae:
- a CDS encoding phospholipase: protein MRRRPLPLPARPFPAVAPAVTAALLLLASPASAVPAVPADKPQVLSRWTQTAAASQDAWLGARAHPADWAAYGFDWSTDYCTTSPDNPFGFPFRAACARHDFGYRNYRAAGAFQANKSRLDAAFHADLERVCARYSGARKASCDGTAWTYYQAVRAFGATGETGPAQSTAP from the coding sequence ATGCGCCGCCGCCCCCTTCCCCTCCCCGCGCGCCCCTTCCCCGCTGTCGCACCGGCTGTCACGGCCGCCCTGCTCCTCCTCGCCTCCCCCGCTTCCGCGGTCCCGGCGGTCCCGGCGGACAAGCCGCAGGTACTGAGCCGCTGGACGCAGACCGCCGCGGCCAGCCAGGACGCCTGGCTCGGGGCGCGCGCGCACCCGGCCGACTGGGCCGCGTACGGGTTCGACTGGTCGACGGACTACTGCACGACCTCCCCGGACAACCCCTTCGGCTTCCCCTTCCGCGCCGCGTGCGCCCGCCACGACTTCGGCTACCGCAACTACCGCGCGGCGGGAGCGTTCCAGGCCAACAAGTCCCGGCTGGACGCCGCCTTCCACGCGGACCTCGAACGGGTCTGCGCGCGGTACTCGGGTGCGAGAAAGGCCTCCTGCGACGGCACGGCCTGGACCTACTACCAGGCGGTCAGGGCCTTCGGAGCCACCGGGGAAACCGGCCCGGCGCAGTCGACGGCGCCCTGA
- a CDS encoding dynamin family protein: MDVRPQLLDALSALRDRVASVRLPLPLPGAPRARQTRAELLAQLDDYLVPRLKAPEAPMLAVIGGSTGAGKSTLVNSLVGRKVSEAGVLRPTTRTPVLVCHPDDHHWFAGMRVLPDLMRVWAPQDEEDPLPTRKGRPPGTRRGAPTRELRIETVSTLPRGLALLDAPDIDSLVVENRTLAAQLICAADVWVMVTTASRYADAIPWHLLRTAKQYNATLIIVLDRVPHQVLADVSRQYGALLTRAGLGDVPRFTVPELPESAGGGGLLPASAVAPLLAWLGHHVQDPAARQYAVGRTALGALDSLRRRMPELASAVAAQHAAAVRLTSAVEEAYKREGKRVQGRLDSGAVLAGDALTRWRGYPLDTSADELLDSLAESLAALLQCAVAAADERIAEVWRREPAAGALPLPGPDREAAERIGMAVRRWRRVLEELAEEEVAKLDKQPEPDPDGIAALLVAALLGGKRARPAGEKLAERIGVQAAVRLRDRGGELVSDHLDQVLRAERDRRLAPLQALEVTPEPQAELIAALSVLQKER; the protein is encoded by the coding sequence TTGGATGTTCGGCCTCAGCTGCTCGATGCCCTGTCCGCCCTGCGCGACCGGGTCGCGTCCGTGCGTCTGCCGCTGCCCCTGCCCGGCGCCCCGCGCGCCCGCCAGACCAGAGCCGAGCTGCTCGCGCAGCTCGACGACTACCTCGTACCCCGGCTCAAGGCGCCCGAGGCGCCGATGCTCGCCGTCATCGGCGGATCCACCGGAGCCGGTAAGTCCACCCTCGTCAACTCCCTCGTCGGCCGCAAGGTCAGCGAAGCCGGAGTGCTGCGCCCCACCACCCGCACCCCGGTGCTCGTCTGCCACCCGGACGACCACCACTGGTTCGCCGGAATGCGGGTCCTGCCCGACCTCATGCGCGTATGGGCACCCCAGGACGAGGAGGACCCGCTCCCCACCCGCAAGGGCCGCCCGCCCGGAACGCGCCGCGGCGCCCCGACCCGCGAACTGCGGATCGAGACCGTCTCCACCCTCCCGCGCGGCCTCGCCCTCCTCGACGCCCCGGACATCGACTCCCTCGTCGTCGAGAACCGGACCCTCGCCGCCCAGCTGATCTGCGCCGCCGACGTCTGGGTCATGGTCACCACCGCATCGCGGTACGCCGACGCCATCCCCTGGCACCTGCTGCGCACCGCCAAGCAGTACAACGCCACCCTGATCATCGTCCTGGACCGCGTCCCGCACCAGGTGCTCGCCGACGTCTCACGCCAGTACGGGGCGCTGCTCACCCGGGCCGGGCTGGGCGACGTACCACGGTTCACGGTGCCGGAGCTGCCCGAGTCGGCCGGCGGCGGCGGACTGCTGCCCGCCAGCGCCGTCGCCCCGCTGCTCGCCTGGCTCGGCCACCACGTCCAGGACCCGGCCGCCCGGCAGTACGCCGTCGGCCGCACCGCACTCGGCGCGCTCGACTCCCTCCGGCGCCGCATGCCCGAGCTGGCCTCCGCCGTCGCCGCCCAGCACGCCGCCGCCGTCCGGCTGACCTCGGCCGTCGAGGAGGCGTACAAGAGGGAGGGCAAGCGGGTGCAGGGCCGCCTCGACAGCGGCGCGGTCCTCGCCGGGGACGCCCTCACCCGCTGGCGCGGTTACCCCCTCGACACCAGCGCCGACGAACTCCTCGACTCCCTCGCCGAATCCCTCGCCGCGCTGCTCCAGTGCGCCGTCGCCGCCGCCGACGAGCGCATCGCCGAGGTGTGGCGCCGCGAACCGGCCGCCGGGGCGCTCCCGCTGCCCGGACCCGACCGGGAGGCGGCGGAACGTATCGGCATGGCCGTACGGCGCTGGCGGCGCGTACTGGAGGAACTCGCCGAGGAGGAGGTCGCCAAGCTCGACAAGCAGCCCGAACCCGACCCCGACGGCATCGCCGCCCTGCTCGTCGCCGCCCTCCTCGGCGGCAAACGGGCCCGCCCAGCAGGGGAGAAGCTGGCCGAACGGATCGGTGTCCAGGCCGCCGTACGTCTGCGCGACCGGGGCGGGGAACTGGTCAGCGACCACCTCGACCAGGTCCTGCGCGCCGAACGGGACCGCCGCCTCGCCCCGCTCCAGGCGCTCGAAGTGACCCCGGAACCACAGGCCGAGCTGATCGCGGCGCTGTCCGTACTGCAGAAGGAGAGGTGA
- a CDS encoding GTPase, translating into MTALTDRDRDRAGDRDHVRDQAGDGVRLRDRAGDRDRAGARDRSAGTGADPERTDGRTGDRAAERAADRWDDGFIARSRSRTTRKGGFGRARSGGAEDELAAEGLDEEADAGEEALVRAVSGAGSDGGKAPAPPLSPEAQALRSRLDALRQLVGLSRTRLDGKTLAEAGRVLDEAAARRGLSAQHTVVAVAGATGSGKSTLFNALAGVQISETGLRRPTTAAPIACSWSDGAAGLLDRLEIPGRLRRRPRETPEAEALRGMVLVDLPDLDSALGVHREHVDRVLALVDAVIWVVDPEKYADAVLHERYLRPLAGHAEVTFVVLNQVDRLPGEAADLVLDDLRRLLDEDGIALGEHGEPGATVLGLSALTGEGVGELRELLGQFTQEKGAATRRIAADVDRAATRLRPLYVADRHNGPSGPEIGEAARAEFEDRLAEAVGAYAAGLAAERAWRRNAGKACGTPWLRLWRWYESRRAPRSLAGLSALAVIGRSTTPAAAMPAEEEVTARQRVEQAVRTVADEAAVGLPEPWAQAVRETAVRGAALLPEALDELAVTLGAAVPAPGAKPPRPAWWPAAVLAQAAMTLVQIFGGLWLVGQIAGVLEPKLLPPVLFMVAGIVGGPLVEWACSMAARGPARRYGQDAERRLRQAAAGCGRARVLEPVAAELLRYREVREQYAAVSAGGTRLSTTRQ; encoded by the coding sequence GTGACCGCCTTGACCGACCGTGACCGCGATCGGGCCGGAGACCGTGACCACGTCCGCGACCAGGCCGGGGACGGGGTGCGCCTGCGCGACCGGGCCGGTGACCGCGACCGGGCGGGTGCCCGCGACCGCTCCGCCGGCACCGGCGCCGACCCCGAGCGCACGGACGGCCGTACCGGCGACCGCGCCGCCGAACGGGCGGCCGACCGCTGGGACGACGGGTTCATCGCCCGCTCGCGCTCCCGGACCACCCGCAAGGGGGGTTTCGGAAGGGCCCGTTCAGGCGGAGCCGAGGACGAACTCGCCGCCGAGGGGCTGGACGAGGAGGCGGACGCGGGCGAAGAAGCCCTCGTCCGCGCCGTCTCCGGCGCCGGGAGCGACGGCGGCAAGGCCCCCGCGCCCCCGCTCAGCCCCGAGGCCCAGGCCCTGCGCAGCCGCCTCGACGCGCTGCGCCAGCTGGTCGGACTCTCCCGCACCCGCCTCGACGGAAAGACCCTCGCCGAAGCCGGCCGGGTCCTCGACGAGGCGGCCGCACGCCGGGGTCTGTCCGCCCAGCACACCGTCGTCGCCGTTGCCGGAGCCACCGGAAGCGGCAAGTCCACGCTCTTCAACGCACTCGCAGGAGTGCAGATCTCCGAGACCGGGCTGCGCCGTCCGACCACCGCCGCGCCGATCGCCTGCAGCTGGTCGGACGGAGCCGCGGGACTGCTGGACCGGCTGGAGATCCCCGGACGGCTGCGCCGCCGCCCCCGCGAGACCCCCGAAGCCGAGGCGCTGCGCGGGATGGTCCTCGTCGACCTGCCCGACCTGGACTCGGCGCTCGGCGTGCACCGCGAACACGTCGACCGGGTGCTGGCCCTGGTCGACGCCGTGATCTGGGTGGTCGACCCGGAGAAGTACGCGGACGCCGTCCTGCACGAGCGGTACCTGAGACCGCTGGCCGGGCACGCGGAGGTGACGTTCGTCGTCCTGAACCAGGTGGACCGGCTCCCCGGAGAGGCGGCCGACCTGGTCCTGGACGACCTGCGCAGGCTTCTCGACGAGGACGGCATCGCGCTCGGCGAGCACGGCGAGCCCGGCGCCACCGTCCTCGGACTGTCCGCCCTGACGGGTGAAGGGGTCGGGGAACTGCGCGAGCTGCTGGGACAGTTCACCCAGGAGAAGGGCGCCGCGACCCGGCGGATCGCCGCCGACGTCGACCGGGCCGCCACTCGCCTGCGCCCGCTGTACGTGGCCGACAGGCACAACGGACCCTCCGGGCCCGAGATCGGCGAGGCGGCGCGCGCCGAGTTCGAGGACCGGCTGGCCGAGGCCGTCGGGGCGTACGCGGCCGGCCTCGCCGCCGAACGGGCCTGGCGGCGCAACGCCGGTAAGGCCTGCGGCACGCCCTGGCTGCGGCTGTGGCGCTGGTACGAGAGCCGGCGCGCCCCCCGTTCGCTGGCCGGCCTGTCCGCCCTGGCGGTGATCGGCCGCTCCACGACGCCCGCCGCGGCCATGCCCGCCGAGGAGGAGGTGACCGCCCGGCAGCGGGTGGAGCAGGCCGTGCGGACCGTCGCGGACGAGGCGGCCGTCGGGCTGCCCGAGCCCTGGGCGCAGGCCGTACGGGAGACCGCGGTGCGCGGGGCCGCCCTGCTGCCGGAGGCCCTGGACGAGCTGGCCGTGACCCTCGGCGCGGCCGTTCCGGCGCCCGGGGCGAAGCCGCCGCGGCCCGCCTGGTGGCCGGCTGCGGTACTGGCGCAGGCCGCGATGACGCTGGTGCAGATCTTCGGCGGGCTGTGGCTGGTCGGGCAGATCGCCGGGGTCCTGGAGCCGAAGCTGCTGCCGCCCGTGCTGTTCATGGTGGCGGGCATCGTCGGTGGGCCGCTGGTGGAGTGGGCCTGTTCGATGGCGGCCCGCGGACCTGCGCGCAGGTACGGGCAGGACGCCGAGCGGAGGCTGCGTCAGGCGGCGGCCGGCTGCGGACGGGCCCGGGTGCTGGAGCCGGTGGCGGCCGAGCTGCTGCGCTACCGGGAGGTCCGGGAGCAGTACGCGGCCGTCTCCGCAGGGGGGACGAGGTTGTCCACAACCCGCCAGTAG
- a CDS encoding 4'-phosphopantetheinyl transferase family protein — translation MIEELNQLGGTAPRTGGLPTGSRVAVWSLDTTRGVIGGHEAEEAEALLDADERKRAGRLVRSGDRRTYLASHLGLRVLLGAYLGRAPEEVRFVREDCLNCGGPHGRPAVAGGGVHFSLSHSHGLAYFAFAAVPVGVDVEGLPNAGAVADVLSSLHPAEAAEITALPEEERRAALARVWSRKEACLKATGAGLANGLVEPYVGAAPTPARVPGWTLRDLTAPPAYAAALALRTP, via the coding sequence GTGATCGAGGAACTGAACCAACTCGGCGGTACGGCACCGCGGACCGGGGGCCTCCCGACGGGTTCCCGGGTGGCGGTGTGGTCGCTGGACACCACGCGCGGGGTGATCGGCGGCCACGAGGCCGAAGAGGCCGAGGCGTTGCTGGACGCCGACGAGCGGAAGCGGGCGGGCCGTCTGGTGCGGTCCGGCGACCGGCGCACCTACCTGGCCTCGCACCTGGGGCTGCGGGTGCTGCTCGGCGCGTACCTGGGGAGGGCCCCCGAGGAGGTCCGCTTCGTCCGTGAGGACTGCCTGAACTGCGGCGGCCCGCACGGCCGGCCCGCGGTGGCCGGGGGCGGGGTCCACTTCTCCCTGTCCCACAGCCACGGCCTGGCGTACTTCGCCTTCGCAGCGGTGCCGGTGGGCGTGGACGTGGAGGGGCTGCCCAACGCGGGGGCGGTGGCCGACGTCCTGAGCAGCCTGCACCCGGCGGAGGCGGCCGAGATCACCGCCCTGCCGGAGGAAGAGCGGCGGGCGGCGCTGGCCCGGGTGTGGTCCCGCAAGGAGGCCTGCCTCAAGGCCACCGGGGCGGGCCTCGCCAACGGCCTGGTCGAGCCGTACGTCGGCGCGGCTCCCACCCCCGCCCGAGTGCCGGGCTGGACCCTGAGGGACCTCACGGCACCCCCCGCCTACGCCGCCGCACTGGCCCTGCGCACGCCCTGA
- a CDS encoding alpha/beta fold hydrolase, with amino-acid sequence MRSAVVTPEGDRIRWVELPGEEPARVYLHGLGATAPAYFAASAVHPRLAGRRSLLLDFLGHGHSDRPEAFPYTLEAHADTVAQALTAAGVGAAEVIAHSMGGAVAIVLAARHPGLVSRLVLADANLDPLPPTPGTAGSSGIASYTEEEFLAGGWAEVRDRVGAHWWSTMRMAGRTGLYRSAVHLAAGTTPTMRELLLELKVPRSFLHPEADGAPAGAEALEAAGVAVVPVPDCGHNIMLDNPEGFARAAAEALVRD; translated from the coding sequence GTGCGCAGTGCCGTCGTGACGCCGGAAGGCGACCGGATCCGCTGGGTCGAACTCCCGGGAGAGGAGCCGGCCCGCGTCTACCTGCACGGCCTCGGCGCCACCGCCCCCGCCTACTTCGCGGCGAGTGCCGTCCACCCGAGACTGGCCGGGCGGCGCTCGCTGCTGCTCGACTTCCTCGGGCACGGGCACAGCGACCGGCCCGAGGCCTTCCCGTACACCCTCGAAGCGCACGCCGACACCGTGGCGCAGGCGCTCACCGCCGCCGGCGTCGGCGCGGCCGAGGTGATCGCCCACAGCATGGGCGGCGCGGTGGCCATCGTGCTGGCCGCCCGGCACCCGGGGCTGGTCTCCCGCCTCGTCCTGGCCGACGCCAACCTCGACCCCCTCCCGCCCACTCCGGGCACGGCCGGCAGCAGCGGGATCGCCTCCTACACGGAGGAGGAGTTCCTGGCCGGCGGCTGGGCCGAGGTCCGCGACCGGGTCGGCGCCCACTGGTGGTCGACCATGCGGATGGCGGGCCGCACCGGGCTGTACCGCAGCGCCGTGCACCTCGCCGCCGGTACGACGCCGACCATGCGCGAGCTGCTGCTGGAGCTGAAGGTCCCGCGCAGCTTCCTCCACCCGGAGGCGGACGGTGCCCCCGCCGGGGCCGAGGCCCTGGAGGCCGCCGGGGTCGCCGTCGTCCCCGTCCCCGACTGCGGGCACAACATCATGCTGGACAATCCCGAGGGCTTCGCGCGGGCCGCGGCCGAGGCGCTCGTACGGGACTGA
- a CDS encoding single-stranded DNA-binding protein → MNDTLVTLVGHVATQIDFKETVTGPSARFRFAVTPRYFDRRTEAWTDGTTSFYTVWARRVLAVNLASSVSVGEPLVVHGRLRVREGPPDGEGTRWFSADIDAIAVGHDLNRGTAAFRRVVKTDTPLMGPQKAGVV, encoded by the coding sequence ATGAACGACACCCTGGTGACGCTGGTGGGGCACGTGGCGACGCAGATCGACTTCAAGGAGACGGTGACCGGACCGTCGGCGAGGTTCCGTTTCGCGGTGACCCCGCGGTACTTCGACCGGCGGACCGAGGCCTGGACGGACGGGACCACCAGCTTCTACACCGTGTGGGCGCGACGGGTGCTGGCGGTGAACCTGGCGAGTTCCGTCTCGGTGGGGGAACCCCTCGTGGTGCACGGGCGGTTGAGGGTCCGGGAAGGGCCGCCGGACGGCGAAGGGACCCGCTGGTTTTCGGCGGACATCGACGCGATCGCCGTCGGACACGACCTGAACCGCGGAACTGCGGCCTTCCGCAGGGTGGTCAAGACGGATACCCCGCTGATGGGCCCTCAGAAGGCGGGGGTGGTCTAA